A genome region from Mercenaria mercenaria strain notata chromosome 11, MADL_Memer_1, whole genome shotgun sequence includes the following:
- the LOC123531447 gene encoding uncharacterized protein LOC123531447 isoform X2: MTSKANEIVLELIRLISQPPFKRENQEIELVLPWLCKRSQLLQNQTKSVLLDIVKNCTFLSVSNDDVIIKQGERGDSFYVILRGSASIYIDPRMTGEGTGSEDTLSRTSAKKKKKKKNPKMPESEASVLSGMEKPSEGDSEDKTDKATKDEEEEEEEEEEGPTRKKPIKLLAPLERNKYGKYIAGYGVGNTFGEVALVNRDTFRNASIIADEDTDLIVIDQDLFDRSLRAEQEARYAEIRDFIEEHPFFKDMNTKFKKLLEMSIRKERYIFDTNIIRQGDPVTGLHFILSGSANISIQPKKHVSQYPHLWPFEAGVDQIAIEFEHLREMRRAAILRKYEDPSVWETKPEELVIRREQGYAAIEKKMKENHISLCSVQNKEVLGDIEMLVNLDTYMQTVRCTSDTTCFVLDTKNFERLVSKKNNPQTMDYMREYVKSKLDTRMHMRHADLVPLMGYLHQKLTEQSLPPTKKVEPFKTSKSIPDVDEEMQHLLQYFKEGKEVMLIKPCIPGVVYYHELMQEKAKARELQRKAGEAKKAGDAIKISSVYKRKQQRKPRSMLQIRESLKQMMEAEVIEMETKKFRKKKPKSTKGSHRKKEPRISDRSLTKDSPKTLVGLMNDKQTHDNDNKPGLISLMKAVAQKKEDDASISTTQQNGGSSIENSLASNPNLPKSTPPVFVTEMAKQSDLKLPAIREENTQDEIILNKNAVSETNQNGTAIEKSVGHETTRNDSLRKDIPDGKPRNTGDKQSGIDTSISLPPIKQNQHEARSDITASHKEMVPKLPNLGGSQTSLNQGLESQRTEDDSASTVSSRWQTAITFVNQRVQERLTNAIMEEETSYKDFETSEPSLRLLEHKIQAFHIKYGKGDKTKNLPPLKRYKLDQPDEQTVRPKPGGKVWVKKQQCKFSDTEFVVKDHKHVRYQMVESIPEFDRVQKSRVVVQQILKTADYRNKLT; this comes from the exons GTGTTCTTTTGGATATTGTAAAGAATTGCACATTTCTCAGTGTTAGCAATGATGACGTCATCATTAAGCAAGGAGAGAGAGGAGACAG TTTCTACGTGATACTACGAGGTTCCGCTTCAATTTACATCGATCCAAGAATGACTGGGGAGGGCACGGGTAGCGAAGACACATTATCCAGAACATCggcaaagaaaaagaagaaaaagaagaatccAAAGATGCCGGAATCGGAAGCATCTGTGTTAAGTGGAATGGAAAAACCATCTGAAGGTGACTCAGAAGACAAAACGGATAAAGCCACAAAAGAcgaggaagaagaagaagaggaaGAAGAAGAAGGCCCGACAAGAAAGAAACCTATCAAATTGCTTGCACctcttgaaagaaataaatatggaaaatatattGCAGGATATG GTGTTGGAAACACTTTTGGTGAAGTTGCACTGGTGAATAGAGATACATTTCGTAATGCCTCTATCATTGCTGACGAAGATACTGATTTAATAGTCATTGATCAGGACCTGTTTGACAGGTCGTTAAGG GCTGAGCAAGAAGCCAGATATGCCGAGATAAGAGATTTCATTGAAGAACACCCATTCTTTAAAGACATGAATACAAAATTCAAGAAACTGCTGGAGATGAGCATCAGAAAAGAGAGATATATATTTGATACTAACATAATCAGGCAGGGGGACCCTGTCACTGGTCTTCATTTCATCCTAAG TGGAAGTGCAAATATCAGTATACAGCCGAAGAAACACGTGTCACAGTATCCACATCTCTGGCCGTTCGAAGCTGGTGTCGACCAAATTGCGATTGAATTCGAGCATCTCAG aGAAATGCGTCGAGCGGCAATACTGAGAAAGTATGAAGATCCGTCGGTATGGGAGACCAAACCTGAAGAACTGGTGATCCGGCGGGAACAAGGATATGCGGCGATTGAGAAAAAGATGAAAGAGAACCATATCAGTCTTTGTTCAGTTCAAAATAAAGAGGTTTTAGGAGATATTGAGATGCTGGTCAATTTAGA TACATACATGCAAACAGTCCGATGTACCTCGGATACCACATGTTTTGTCCTAGACACGAAAAACTTTGAAAGGCTCGTCAGCAAGAAGAATAACCCTCAAACCATGGATTACATGCGGGAATATGTGAAAAGTAAACTAGACACCAGGATGCATATGAGACATGCAGATCTTGTTCCCCTGATGGGTTACCTGCATCAAAAGTTGACAGAGCAATCGTTGCCTCCAaccaaaaag GTGGAACCGTTTAAGACGTCTAAAAGTATACCGGACGTAGACGAGGAAATGCAGcatttattacaatatttcaaaGAGGGGAAAGAGGTGATGCTAATCAAGCCGTGTATACCAG GTGTTGTATATTACCATGAGCTGATGCAGGAGAAGGCGAAGGCACGAGAACTTCAGAGAAAGGCGGGAGAAGCAAAGAAAGCAGGAGATGCTATAAAAATAAGTTCCGTGTATAAAAGGAAGCAGCAACGAAAACCTAGAAGCATGCTACAGATACGGGAGTCCCTCAAACAAATGATGGAAGCAGAAGTAATAG aaatggaaacaaaaaagttTAGAAAGAAGAAACCAAAATCTACGAAGGGATCTCACCGCAAGAAGGAACCAAGAATCAGTGATCGATCCTTAACAAAAGATTCTCCAAAAACACTTGTTGGATTGATGAATGATAAACAAACTCATGATAACGACAATAAACCTGGTTTGATATCGTTAATGAAAGCTGTAGCACAGAAGAAAGAGGATGATGCTAGCATTAGCACAACGCAACAAAACGGAGGTTCGAGCATTGAAAATAGTTTAGCTTCAAATCCAAACTTGCCAAAGTCTACACCTCCGGTGTTTGTGACAGAAATGGCAAAACAGTCAGACCTTAAACTGCCAGCAATTCGTGAAGAAAATACTCAAGatgaaattatattaaacaaaaatgcaGTTTCTGAGACAAATCAAAATGGTACAGCTATCGAGAAATCAGTTGGACATGAAACCACCAGGAACGATAGCTTAAGGAAGGATATTCCTGATGGAAAGCCACGTAATACAGGCGATAAACAAAGTGGTATTGACACTAGTATTAGTTTACCGCCAATAAAACAAAATCAGCACGAAGCACGCAGTGATATTACTGCTAGTCATAAAGAGATGGTACCAAAACTTCCAAATCTGGGCGGAAGTCAGACAAGTTTAAATCAAGGTTTAGAAAGTCAGAGGACCGAGGACGATTCAGCAAGTACGGTTTCCTCGAGGTGGCAAACAGCAATCACATTTGTCAATCAACGTGTACAGGAACGACTTACGAAC GCCATTATGGAGGAAGAGACGTCTTATAAGGACTTTGAAACTAGCGAGCCATCATTGCGCTTGCTGGAACATAAAATACAGGCTTTTCATATCAAATATGGAAAAGGAGACAAAACAAAGAACTTGCCACCTTTAAAGAGATACAAGCTGGAC CAACCGGATGAGCAGACGGTACGTCCTAAGCCAGGAGGAAAGGTATGGGTAAAGAAACAGCAGTGCAAGTTTTCAGATACAGAATTTGTTGTGAAAGATCACAAACACGTGCGTTACCAGATGGTAGAATCTATACCAGAGTTTGACAGGGTGCAGAAATCACGTGTTGTTGTTCAGCAAATATTAAAAACTGCTGATTATAGGAATAAACTGACGTAG
- the LOC123531447 gene encoding uncharacterized protein LOC123531447 isoform X1, whose amino-acid sequence MTSKANEIVLELIRLISQPPFKRENQEIELVLPWLCKRSQLLQNQTKSVLLDIVKNCTFLSVSNDDVIIKQGERGDSYFEEFCFYVILRGSASIYIDPRMTGEGTGSEDTLSRTSAKKKKKKKNPKMPESEASVLSGMEKPSEGDSEDKTDKATKDEEEEEEEEEEGPTRKKPIKLLAPLERNKYGKYIAGYGVGNTFGEVALVNRDTFRNASIIADEDTDLIVIDQDLFDRSLRAEQEARYAEIRDFIEEHPFFKDMNTKFKKLLEMSIRKERYIFDTNIIRQGDPVTGLHFILSGSANISIQPKKHVSQYPHLWPFEAGVDQIAIEFEHLREMRRAAILRKYEDPSVWETKPEELVIRREQGYAAIEKKMKENHISLCSVQNKEVLGDIEMLVNLDTYMQTVRCTSDTTCFVLDTKNFERLVSKKNNPQTMDYMREYVKSKLDTRMHMRHADLVPLMGYLHQKLTEQSLPPTKKVEPFKTSKSIPDVDEEMQHLLQYFKEGKEVMLIKPCIPGVVYYHELMQEKAKARELQRKAGEAKKAGDAIKISSVYKRKQQRKPRSMLQIRESLKQMMEAEVIEMETKKFRKKKPKSTKGSHRKKEPRISDRSLTKDSPKTLVGLMNDKQTHDNDNKPGLISLMKAVAQKKEDDASISTTQQNGGSSIENSLASNPNLPKSTPPVFVTEMAKQSDLKLPAIREENTQDEIILNKNAVSETNQNGTAIEKSVGHETTRNDSLRKDIPDGKPRNTGDKQSGIDTSISLPPIKQNQHEARSDITASHKEMVPKLPNLGGSQTSLNQGLESQRTEDDSASTVSSRWQTAITFVNQRVQERLTNAIMEEETSYKDFETSEPSLRLLEHKIQAFHIKYGKGDKTKNLPPLKRYKLDQPDEQTVRPKPGGKVWVKKQQCKFSDTEFVVKDHKHVRYQMVESIPEFDRVQKSRVVVQQILKTADYRNKLT is encoded by the exons GTGTTCTTTTGGATATTGTAAAGAATTGCACATTTCTCAGTGTTAGCAATGATGACGTCATCATTAAGCAAGGAGAGAGAGGAGACAG CTATTTCGAGGAGTTCTG TTTCTACGTGATACTACGAGGTTCCGCTTCAATTTACATCGATCCAAGAATGACTGGGGAGGGCACGGGTAGCGAAGACACATTATCCAGAACATCggcaaagaaaaagaagaaaaagaagaatccAAAGATGCCGGAATCGGAAGCATCTGTGTTAAGTGGAATGGAAAAACCATCTGAAGGTGACTCAGAAGACAAAACGGATAAAGCCACAAAAGAcgaggaagaagaagaagaggaaGAAGAAGAAGGCCCGACAAGAAAGAAACCTATCAAATTGCTTGCACctcttgaaagaaataaatatggaaaatatattGCAGGATATG GTGTTGGAAACACTTTTGGTGAAGTTGCACTGGTGAATAGAGATACATTTCGTAATGCCTCTATCATTGCTGACGAAGATACTGATTTAATAGTCATTGATCAGGACCTGTTTGACAGGTCGTTAAGG GCTGAGCAAGAAGCCAGATATGCCGAGATAAGAGATTTCATTGAAGAACACCCATTCTTTAAAGACATGAATACAAAATTCAAGAAACTGCTGGAGATGAGCATCAGAAAAGAGAGATATATATTTGATACTAACATAATCAGGCAGGGGGACCCTGTCACTGGTCTTCATTTCATCCTAAG TGGAAGTGCAAATATCAGTATACAGCCGAAGAAACACGTGTCACAGTATCCACATCTCTGGCCGTTCGAAGCTGGTGTCGACCAAATTGCGATTGAATTCGAGCATCTCAG aGAAATGCGTCGAGCGGCAATACTGAGAAAGTATGAAGATCCGTCGGTATGGGAGACCAAACCTGAAGAACTGGTGATCCGGCGGGAACAAGGATATGCGGCGATTGAGAAAAAGATGAAAGAGAACCATATCAGTCTTTGTTCAGTTCAAAATAAAGAGGTTTTAGGAGATATTGAGATGCTGGTCAATTTAGA TACATACATGCAAACAGTCCGATGTACCTCGGATACCACATGTTTTGTCCTAGACACGAAAAACTTTGAAAGGCTCGTCAGCAAGAAGAATAACCCTCAAACCATGGATTACATGCGGGAATATGTGAAAAGTAAACTAGACACCAGGATGCATATGAGACATGCAGATCTTGTTCCCCTGATGGGTTACCTGCATCAAAAGTTGACAGAGCAATCGTTGCCTCCAaccaaaaag GTGGAACCGTTTAAGACGTCTAAAAGTATACCGGACGTAGACGAGGAAATGCAGcatttattacaatatttcaaaGAGGGGAAAGAGGTGATGCTAATCAAGCCGTGTATACCAG GTGTTGTATATTACCATGAGCTGATGCAGGAGAAGGCGAAGGCACGAGAACTTCAGAGAAAGGCGGGAGAAGCAAAGAAAGCAGGAGATGCTATAAAAATAAGTTCCGTGTATAAAAGGAAGCAGCAACGAAAACCTAGAAGCATGCTACAGATACGGGAGTCCCTCAAACAAATGATGGAAGCAGAAGTAATAG aaatggaaacaaaaaagttTAGAAAGAAGAAACCAAAATCTACGAAGGGATCTCACCGCAAGAAGGAACCAAGAATCAGTGATCGATCCTTAACAAAAGATTCTCCAAAAACACTTGTTGGATTGATGAATGATAAACAAACTCATGATAACGACAATAAACCTGGTTTGATATCGTTAATGAAAGCTGTAGCACAGAAGAAAGAGGATGATGCTAGCATTAGCACAACGCAACAAAACGGAGGTTCGAGCATTGAAAATAGTTTAGCTTCAAATCCAAACTTGCCAAAGTCTACACCTCCGGTGTTTGTGACAGAAATGGCAAAACAGTCAGACCTTAAACTGCCAGCAATTCGTGAAGAAAATACTCAAGatgaaattatattaaacaaaaatgcaGTTTCTGAGACAAATCAAAATGGTACAGCTATCGAGAAATCAGTTGGACATGAAACCACCAGGAACGATAGCTTAAGGAAGGATATTCCTGATGGAAAGCCACGTAATACAGGCGATAAACAAAGTGGTATTGACACTAGTATTAGTTTACCGCCAATAAAACAAAATCAGCACGAAGCACGCAGTGATATTACTGCTAGTCATAAAGAGATGGTACCAAAACTTCCAAATCTGGGCGGAAGTCAGACAAGTTTAAATCAAGGTTTAGAAAGTCAGAGGACCGAGGACGATTCAGCAAGTACGGTTTCCTCGAGGTGGCAAACAGCAATCACATTTGTCAATCAACGTGTACAGGAACGACTTACGAAC GCCATTATGGAGGAAGAGACGTCTTATAAGGACTTTGAAACTAGCGAGCCATCATTGCGCTTGCTGGAACATAAAATACAGGCTTTTCATATCAAATATGGAAAAGGAGACAAAACAAAGAACTTGCCACCTTTAAAGAGATACAAGCTGGAC CAACCGGATGAGCAGACGGTACGTCCTAAGCCAGGAGGAAAGGTATGGGTAAAGAAACAGCAGTGCAAGTTTTCAGATACAGAATTTGTTGTGAAAGATCACAAACACGTGCGTTACCAGATGGTAGAATCTATACCAGAGTTTGACAGGGTGCAGAAATCACGTGTTGTTGTTCAGCAAATATTAAAAACTGCTGATTATAGGAATAAACTGACGTAG
- the LOC123531447 gene encoding uncharacterized protein LOC123531447 isoform X4, which yields MVLIETGVLLDIVKNCTFLSVSNDDVIIKQGERGDSFYVILRGSASIYIDPRMTGEGTGSEDTLSRTSAKKKKKKKNPKMPESEASVLSGMEKPSEGDSEDKTDKATKDEEEEEEEEEEGPTRKKPIKLLAPLERNKYGKYIAGYGVGNTFGEVALVNRDTFRNASIIADEDTDLIVIDQDLFDRSLRAEQEARYAEIRDFIEEHPFFKDMNTKFKKLLEMSIRKERYIFDTNIIRQGDPVTGLHFILSGSANISIQPKKHVSQYPHLWPFEAGVDQIAIEFEHLREMRRAAILRKYEDPSVWETKPEELVIRREQGYAAIEKKMKENHISLCSVQNKEVLGDIEMLVNLDTYMQTVRCTSDTTCFVLDTKNFERLVSKKNNPQTMDYMREYVKSKLDTRMHMRHADLVPLMGYLHQKLTEQSLPPTKKVEPFKTSKSIPDVDEEMQHLLQYFKEGKEVMLIKPCIPGVVYYHELMQEKAKARELQRKAGEAKKAGDAIKISSVYKRKQQRKPRSMLQIRESLKQMMEAEVIEMETKKFRKKKPKSTKGSHRKKEPRISDRSLTKDSPKTLVGLMNDKQTHDNDNKPGLISLMKAVAQKKEDDASISTTQQNGGSSIENSLASNPNLPKSTPPVFVTEMAKQSDLKLPAIREENTQDEIILNKNAVSETNQNGTAIEKSVGHETTRNDSLRKDIPDGKPRNTGDKQSGIDTSISLPPIKQNQHEARSDITASHKEMVPKLPNLGGSQTSLNQGLESQRTEDDSASTVSSRWQTAITFVNQRVQERLTNAIMEEETSYKDFETSEPSLRLLEHKIQAFHIKYGKGDKTKNLPPLKRYKLDQPDEQTVRPKPGGKVWVKKQQCKFSDTEFVVKDHKHVRYQMVESIPEFDRVQKSRVVVQQILKTADYRNKLT from the exons GTGTTCTTTTGGATATTGTAAAGAATTGCACATTTCTCAGTGTTAGCAATGATGACGTCATCATTAAGCAAGGAGAGAGAGGAGACAG TTTCTACGTGATACTACGAGGTTCCGCTTCAATTTACATCGATCCAAGAATGACTGGGGAGGGCACGGGTAGCGAAGACACATTATCCAGAACATCggcaaagaaaaagaagaaaaagaagaatccAAAGATGCCGGAATCGGAAGCATCTGTGTTAAGTGGAATGGAAAAACCATCTGAAGGTGACTCAGAAGACAAAACGGATAAAGCCACAAAAGAcgaggaagaagaagaagaggaaGAAGAAGAAGGCCCGACAAGAAAGAAACCTATCAAATTGCTTGCACctcttgaaagaaataaatatggaaaatatattGCAGGATATG GTGTTGGAAACACTTTTGGTGAAGTTGCACTGGTGAATAGAGATACATTTCGTAATGCCTCTATCATTGCTGACGAAGATACTGATTTAATAGTCATTGATCAGGACCTGTTTGACAGGTCGTTAAGG GCTGAGCAAGAAGCCAGATATGCCGAGATAAGAGATTTCATTGAAGAACACCCATTCTTTAAAGACATGAATACAAAATTCAAGAAACTGCTGGAGATGAGCATCAGAAAAGAGAGATATATATTTGATACTAACATAATCAGGCAGGGGGACCCTGTCACTGGTCTTCATTTCATCCTAAG TGGAAGTGCAAATATCAGTATACAGCCGAAGAAACACGTGTCACAGTATCCACATCTCTGGCCGTTCGAAGCTGGTGTCGACCAAATTGCGATTGAATTCGAGCATCTCAG aGAAATGCGTCGAGCGGCAATACTGAGAAAGTATGAAGATCCGTCGGTATGGGAGACCAAACCTGAAGAACTGGTGATCCGGCGGGAACAAGGATATGCGGCGATTGAGAAAAAGATGAAAGAGAACCATATCAGTCTTTGTTCAGTTCAAAATAAAGAGGTTTTAGGAGATATTGAGATGCTGGTCAATTTAGA TACATACATGCAAACAGTCCGATGTACCTCGGATACCACATGTTTTGTCCTAGACACGAAAAACTTTGAAAGGCTCGTCAGCAAGAAGAATAACCCTCAAACCATGGATTACATGCGGGAATATGTGAAAAGTAAACTAGACACCAGGATGCATATGAGACATGCAGATCTTGTTCCCCTGATGGGTTACCTGCATCAAAAGTTGACAGAGCAATCGTTGCCTCCAaccaaaaag GTGGAACCGTTTAAGACGTCTAAAAGTATACCGGACGTAGACGAGGAAATGCAGcatttattacaatatttcaaaGAGGGGAAAGAGGTGATGCTAATCAAGCCGTGTATACCAG GTGTTGTATATTACCATGAGCTGATGCAGGAGAAGGCGAAGGCACGAGAACTTCAGAGAAAGGCGGGAGAAGCAAAGAAAGCAGGAGATGCTATAAAAATAAGTTCCGTGTATAAAAGGAAGCAGCAACGAAAACCTAGAAGCATGCTACAGATACGGGAGTCCCTCAAACAAATGATGGAAGCAGAAGTAATAG aaatggaaacaaaaaagttTAGAAAGAAGAAACCAAAATCTACGAAGGGATCTCACCGCAAGAAGGAACCAAGAATCAGTGATCGATCCTTAACAAAAGATTCTCCAAAAACACTTGTTGGATTGATGAATGATAAACAAACTCATGATAACGACAATAAACCTGGTTTGATATCGTTAATGAAAGCTGTAGCACAGAAGAAAGAGGATGATGCTAGCATTAGCACAACGCAACAAAACGGAGGTTCGAGCATTGAAAATAGTTTAGCTTCAAATCCAAACTTGCCAAAGTCTACACCTCCGGTGTTTGTGACAGAAATGGCAAAACAGTCAGACCTTAAACTGCCAGCAATTCGTGAAGAAAATACTCAAGatgaaattatattaaacaaaaatgcaGTTTCTGAGACAAATCAAAATGGTACAGCTATCGAGAAATCAGTTGGACATGAAACCACCAGGAACGATAGCTTAAGGAAGGATATTCCTGATGGAAAGCCACGTAATACAGGCGATAAACAAAGTGGTATTGACACTAGTATTAGTTTACCGCCAATAAAACAAAATCAGCACGAAGCACGCAGTGATATTACTGCTAGTCATAAAGAGATGGTACCAAAACTTCCAAATCTGGGCGGAAGTCAGACAAGTTTAAATCAAGGTTTAGAAAGTCAGAGGACCGAGGACGATTCAGCAAGTACGGTTTCCTCGAGGTGGCAAACAGCAATCACATTTGTCAATCAACGTGTACAGGAACGACTTACGAAC GCCATTATGGAGGAAGAGACGTCTTATAAGGACTTTGAAACTAGCGAGCCATCATTGCGCTTGCTGGAACATAAAATACAGGCTTTTCATATCAAATATGGAAAAGGAGACAAAACAAAGAACTTGCCACCTTTAAAGAGATACAAGCTGGAC CAACCGGATGAGCAGACGGTACGTCCTAAGCCAGGAGGAAAGGTATGGGTAAAGAAACAGCAGTGCAAGTTTTCAGATACAGAATTTGTTGTGAAAGATCACAAACACGTGCGTTACCAGATGGTAGAATCTATACCAGAGTTTGACAGGGTGCAGAAATCACGTGTTGTTGTTCAGCAAATATTAAAAACTGCTGATTATAGGAATAAACTGACGTAG
- the LOC123531447 gene encoding uncharacterized protein LOC123531447 isoform X3 codes for MVLIETGVLLDIVKNCTFLSVSNDDVIIKQGERGDSYFEEFCFYVILRGSASIYIDPRMTGEGTGSEDTLSRTSAKKKKKKKNPKMPESEASVLSGMEKPSEGDSEDKTDKATKDEEEEEEEEEEGPTRKKPIKLLAPLERNKYGKYIAGYGVGNTFGEVALVNRDTFRNASIIADEDTDLIVIDQDLFDRSLRAEQEARYAEIRDFIEEHPFFKDMNTKFKKLLEMSIRKERYIFDTNIIRQGDPVTGLHFILSGSANISIQPKKHVSQYPHLWPFEAGVDQIAIEFEHLREMRRAAILRKYEDPSVWETKPEELVIRREQGYAAIEKKMKENHISLCSVQNKEVLGDIEMLVNLDTYMQTVRCTSDTTCFVLDTKNFERLVSKKNNPQTMDYMREYVKSKLDTRMHMRHADLVPLMGYLHQKLTEQSLPPTKKVEPFKTSKSIPDVDEEMQHLLQYFKEGKEVMLIKPCIPGVVYYHELMQEKAKARELQRKAGEAKKAGDAIKISSVYKRKQQRKPRSMLQIRESLKQMMEAEVIEMETKKFRKKKPKSTKGSHRKKEPRISDRSLTKDSPKTLVGLMNDKQTHDNDNKPGLISLMKAVAQKKEDDASISTTQQNGGSSIENSLASNPNLPKSTPPVFVTEMAKQSDLKLPAIREENTQDEIILNKNAVSETNQNGTAIEKSVGHETTRNDSLRKDIPDGKPRNTGDKQSGIDTSISLPPIKQNQHEARSDITASHKEMVPKLPNLGGSQTSLNQGLESQRTEDDSASTVSSRWQTAITFVNQRVQERLTNAIMEEETSYKDFETSEPSLRLLEHKIQAFHIKYGKGDKTKNLPPLKRYKLDQPDEQTVRPKPGGKVWVKKQQCKFSDTEFVVKDHKHVRYQMVESIPEFDRVQKSRVVVQQILKTADYRNKLT; via the exons GTGTTCTTTTGGATATTGTAAAGAATTGCACATTTCTCAGTGTTAGCAATGATGACGTCATCATTAAGCAAGGAGAGAGAGGAGACAG CTATTTCGAGGAGTTCTG TTTCTACGTGATACTACGAGGTTCCGCTTCAATTTACATCGATCCAAGAATGACTGGGGAGGGCACGGGTAGCGAAGACACATTATCCAGAACATCggcaaagaaaaagaagaaaaagaagaatccAAAGATGCCGGAATCGGAAGCATCTGTGTTAAGTGGAATGGAAAAACCATCTGAAGGTGACTCAGAAGACAAAACGGATAAAGCCACAAAAGAcgaggaagaagaagaagaggaaGAAGAAGAAGGCCCGACAAGAAAGAAACCTATCAAATTGCTTGCACctcttgaaagaaataaatatggaaaatatattGCAGGATATG GTGTTGGAAACACTTTTGGTGAAGTTGCACTGGTGAATAGAGATACATTTCGTAATGCCTCTATCATTGCTGACGAAGATACTGATTTAATAGTCATTGATCAGGACCTGTTTGACAGGTCGTTAAGG GCTGAGCAAGAAGCCAGATATGCCGAGATAAGAGATTTCATTGAAGAACACCCATTCTTTAAAGACATGAATACAAAATTCAAGAAACTGCTGGAGATGAGCATCAGAAAAGAGAGATATATATTTGATACTAACATAATCAGGCAGGGGGACCCTGTCACTGGTCTTCATTTCATCCTAAG TGGAAGTGCAAATATCAGTATACAGCCGAAGAAACACGTGTCACAGTATCCACATCTCTGGCCGTTCGAAGCTGGTGTCGACCAAATTGCGATTGAATTCGAGCATCTCAG aGAAATGCGTCGAGCGGCAATACTGAGAAAGTATGAAGATCCGTCGGTATGGGAGACCAAACCTGAAGAACTGGTGATCCGGCGGGAACAAGGATATGCGGCGATTGAGAAAAAGATGAAAGAGAACCATATCAGTCTTTGTTCAGTTCAAAATAAAGAGGTTTTAGGAGATATTGAGATGCTGGTCAATTTAGA TACATACATGCAAACAGTCCGATGTACCTCGGATACCACATGTTTTGTCCTAGACACGAAAAACTTTGAAAGGCTCGTCAGCAAGAAGAATAACCCTCAAACCATGGATTACATGCGGGAATATGTGAAAAGTAAACTAGACACCAGGATGCATATGAGACATGCAGATCTTGTTCCCCTGATGGGTTACCTGCATCAAAAGTTGACAGAGCAATCGTTGCCTCCAaccaaaaag GTGGAACCGTTTAAGACGTCTAAAAGTATACCGGACGTAGACGAGGAAATGCAGcatttattacaatatttcaaaGAGGGGAAAGAGGTGATGCTAATCAAGCCGTGTATACCAG GTGTTGTATATTACCATGAGCTGATGCAGGAGAAGGCGAAGGCACGAGAACTTCAGAGAAAGGCGGGAGAAGCAAAGAAAGCAGGAGATGCTATAAAAATAAGTTCCGTGTATAAAAGGAAGCAGCAACGAAAACCTAGAAGCATGCTACAGATACGGGAGTCCCTCAAACAAATGATGGAAGCAGAAGTAATAG aaatggaaacaaaaaagttTAGAAAGAAGAAACCAAAATCTACGAAGGGATCTCACCGCAAGAAGGAACCAAGAATCAGTGATCGATCCTTAACAAAAGATTCTCCAAAAACACTTGTTGGATTGATGAATGATAAACAAACTCATGATAACGACAATAAACCTGGTTTGATATCGTTAATGAAAGCTGTAGCACAGAAGAAAGAGGATGATGCTAGCATTAGCACAACGCAACAAAACGGAGGTTCGAGCATTGAAAATAGTTTAGCTTCAAATCCAAACTTGCCAAAGTCTACACCTCCGGTGTTTGTGACAGAAATGGCAAAACAGTCAGACCTTAAACTGCCAGCAATTCGTGAAGAAAATACTCAAGatgaaattatattaaacaaaaatgcaGTTTCTGAGACAAATCAAAATGGTACAGCTATCGAGAAATCAGTTGGACATGAAACCACCAGGAACGATAGCTTAAGGAAGGATATTCCTGATGGAAAGCCACGTAATACAGGCGATAAACAAAGTGGTATTGACACTAGTATTAGTTTACCGCCAATAAAACAAAATCAGCACGAAGCACGCAGTGATATTACTGCTAGTCATAAAGAGATGGTACCAAAACTTCCAAATCTGGGCGGAAGTCAGACAAGTTTAAATCAAGGTTTAGAAAGTCAGAGGACCGAGGACGATTCAGCAAGTACGGTTTCCTCGAGGTGGCAAACAGCAATCACATTTGTCAATCAACGTGTACAGGAACGACTTACGAAC GCCATTATGGAGGAAGAGACGTCTTATAAGGACTTTGAAACTAGCGAGCCATCATTGCGCTTGCTGGAACATAAAATACAGGCTTTTCATATCAAATATGGAAAAGGAGACAAAACAAAGAACTTGCCACCTTTAAAGAGATACAAGCTGGAC CAACCGGATGAGCAGACGGTACGTCCTAAGCCAGGAGGAAAGGTATGGGTAAAGAAACAGCAGTGCAAGTTTTCAGATACAGAATTTGTTGTGAAAGATCACAAACACGTGCGTTACCAGATGGTAGAATCTATACCAGAGTTTGACAGGGTGCAGAAATCACGTGTTGTTGTTCAGCAAATATTAAAAACTGCTGATTATAGGAATAAACTGACGTAG